From one Musa acuminata AAA Group cultivar baxijiao chromosome BXJ2-6, Cavendish_Baxijiao_AAA, whole genome shotgun sequence genomic stretch:
- the LOC135615973 gene encoding uncharacterized protein LOC135615973, whose translation MKASIKFREDRAPLVRAKVPVGVLGLPFVSGVTAAAGRGGDEDARELRLDLSTAFRAGPSVRLSYRPNDTINPFSLVLKIGVGALGSPSAGSPLSMAAEFGLLGSRPTFSLLLKPRIGDFSFRKSVSAAVPATATGASNAVAVTVAPVGDGHAIGAPIEFRSDNGIHPGRKYSSFPVDLSAFAAGSGGGIDGLLSGYEISAKSVLPLQSRTTVRFKWGLKVPPELRTSFDDPTAGISPNKLPLLVMNKISIERSTDDNKAKEKKPCGITDVNDACVSVKREVEALQVECGLLRSSVEGLRAETGSWKHAPVASSVVRKGDCRSDGKSLQNTGKSEGTTEELMQLSTASTAAMAP comes from the coding sequence ATGAAAGCTTCGATCAAGTTCCGGGAGGATCGGGCCCCCTTGGTGCGCGCCAAGGTCCCCGTCGGCGTTCTCGGCCTTCCCTTCGTCTCCGGCGTCACTGCCGCCGCTGGCCGAGGCGGCGACGAAGATGCCCGTGAACTCCGCCTCGACCTCTCCACCGCCTTCCGTGCCGGCCCCTCCGTACGCCTCTCGTACCGCCCCAACGATACCATCAACCCCTTCTCCCTCGTCCTCAAGATCGGGGTCGGTGCCCTCGGCTCCCCCTCCGCCGGCTCCCCTCTCTCCATGGCCGCCGAGTTCGGCCTCCTCGGGTCCCGCCCCACTTTCTCCCTCCTCCTTAAGCCCCGCATCGGTGACTTCTCCTTCCGGAAGTCCGTCTCCGCCGCGGTCCCAGCCACCGCCACGGGCGCCTCCAACGCCGTGGCTGTCACGGTCGCGCCAGTCGGTGACGGTCACGCTATCGGGGCGCCGATTGAGTTCCGCTCCGATAATGGGATCCACCCTGGAAGGAAGTACAGCAGCTTCCCAGTAGACCTCTCCGCGTTCGCGGCCGGCAGCGGAGGCGGGATCGACGGGCTGCTCTCCGGGTACGAGATAAGCGCGAAGAGCGTCCTTCCGCTCCAGAGCCGCACGACCGTCCGGTTCAAGTGGGGATTGAAAGTTCCTCCGGAGCTCCGCACTTCGTTTGATGATCCAACTGCCGGGATCTCGCCGAACAAGCTGCCGCTCCTCGTGATGAACAAGATCTCCATCGAACGCTCGACAGATGACAATAAGGCGAAGGAGAAGAAGCCTTGTGGAATTACTGACGTGAACGATGCGTGTGTGTCAGTGAAGCGTGAGGTGGAGGCGCTGCAGGTCGAGTGCGGTCTGCTGAGGAGTTCCGTGGAAGGGCTCCGGGCAGAGACCGGCAGCTGGAAGCATGCTCCGGTAGCTTCATCGGTGGTACGGAAGGGGGACTGCCGGAGCGATGGGAAGTCGTTGCAGAACACAGGGAAATCTGAGGGCACGACCGAAGAGCTAATGCAGCTTTCGACAGCAAGCACCGCCGCAATGGCACCTTGA
- the LOC135586258 gene encoding protein THYLAKOID ASSEMBLY 8, chloroplastic-like, whose translation MSSLSLLRLRPYRHPDARGTLIAGHGRSSLPPRRQTRQGIVAAIPTAIVMRDRAKNRKPTQRGRYLSTEAIQAVQALKRALGTVGGGGGGDSLERVLAAKVRRLIKGDMVAVLRELQSQGEGLLALQVFEEVRREHWYKPQLSVYNDMIKVLASCGLPEKVEKYNLPWTAFG comes from the exons ATGAGCTCTTTGTCGCTACTTCGTCTCCGCCCTTATCGGCATCCCGACGCCCGCGGAACCCTAATTGCCGGCCATGGACGGAGTTCGCTACCTCCAAGGCGGCAGACGCGGCAGGGAATTGTGGCCGCCATACCCACCGCAATCGTCATGAGGGATCGGGCCAAGAACCGAAAGCCCACCCAGAGGGGCCGCTACCTCAGCACCGAGGCCATCCAGGCAGTCCAGGCCCTGAAGCGGGCTCTTGGGACcgtcggaggcggcggcggcggggactCTCTGGAGCGCGTTCTCGCTGCAAAGGTCCGGCGGCTGATCAAGGGCGACATGGTCGCCGTCCTCCGCGAGCTCCAGAGCCAGGGTGAAGGCCTCTTGGCGCTTCAG GTTTTTGAGGAGGTTCGAAGGGAGCACTGGTATAAGCCTCAATTATCAGTGTACAATGATATGATCAAAGTGCTGGCTTCCTGTGGTTTGCCTGAAAAAGTGGAGAAG TACAATCTGCCATGGACTGCTTTCGGCTAA